From Polaribacter butkevichii, a single genomic window includes:
- a CDS encoding TolC family protein has protein sequence MKLKRMGVLFSCVLCFLSAFTNAQDITLRQAYDLMLSKNGDVKASSFEVKAMEEEHKATKGLRLPTLGVSGTYMHLDKDISADLNEQRNMVGGLLGITDPAAVLGSWDFTLQEKNLGFATADISMPIYAGGKINAANKASEIKLALSETKHKIKEDQLTVQLINYFFKLKLAKEALQLRQEVYNVILLHNNQAMKFFENGIIPEVETLNAKVALSNANRELLGAKKDVDLATTAVQNLIGVNSISEFSSDFKEPTIVKPLQEFTSDMLTANEQLKIIKKNYELAKVGVKVENSDYFPKVGVSGKYILWKDNLPLVDTKWFVGVGVEWELFNGFQREHKVKASKYKISQVEEIDRQARLNLTTYTEKLYNTMQKELEQYESLKTDEALANRLKFMRTRAFEEGTGTSLEVVDATLKLSEIKLHKIKALYEYNVAYGELMVLTGKTASFLNQN, from the coding sequence ATGAAATTGAAGAGAATGGGAGTGTTATTCTCCTGTGTTTTGTGTTTTCTATCAGCGTTTACAAATGCACAAGATATTACATTAAGGCAAGCATATGATTTAATGTTGTCTAAAAATGGAGATGTAAAAGCATCTAGCTTTGAAGTAAAAGCGATGGAAGAAGAGCATAAAGCTACAAAAGGATTGCGTTTACCAACGCTGGGTGTTTCTGGTACTTATATGCATTTAGATAAAGATATTTCGGCAGATTTAAATGAGCAAAGAAATATGGTAGGTGGTTTATTAGGTATTACAGATCCAGCTGCAGTTTTAGGTAGTTGGGATTTTACGTTGCAAGAAAAAAACTTGGGTTTTGCAACTGCAGATATATCGATGCCTATTTATGCCGGAGGAAAAATAAATGCCGCCAATAAAGCATCAGAAATAAAATTAGCATTATCGGAAACAAAGCATAAAATAAAGGAAGATCAATTAACGGTACAGTTAATAAATTACTTTTTTAAGTTAAAATTAGCTAAAGAAGCTTTGCAGTTAAGGCAAGAAGTTTACAATGTTATTTTGTTACATAATAACCAAGCAATGAAGTTTTTCGAAAATGGTATCATTCCAGAAGTAGAAACATTAAATGCAAAAGTAGCGCTGTCTAATGCAAATAGGGAATTGTTAGGTGCTAAAAAAGATGTTGATTTAGCTACCACAGCTGTTCAAAACTTAATAGGAGTAAATTCCATTTCTGAGTTTAGTAGTGATTTTAAAGAACCAACCATTGTAAAACCTTTGCAAGAATTTACTAGTGATATGCTGACTGCAAATGAACAGTTAAAAATCATTAAAAAAAATTATGAGTTAGCAAAAGTAGGTGTTAAAGTAGAAAACAGTGATTATTTTCCGAAGGTTGGTGTTTCTGGAAAATACATTCTTTGGAAAGATAATTTACCTTTAGTAGATACAAAGTGGTTTGTTGGTGTTGGTGTAGAGTGGGAATTGTTTAATGGTTTTCAAAGAGAACATAAAGTAAAAGCATCTAAATATAAAATTTCTCAAGTAGAAGAAATAGATAGGCAAGCAAGATTAAATTTAACAACGTATACAGAAAAATTGTACAATACCATGCAAAAGGAATTGGAGCAGTATGAAAGTTTAAAAACCGATGAAGCATTGGCAAACCGATTAAAGTTTATGAGAACTCGTGCTTTTGAAGAAGGAACGGGAACTTCTTTAGAAGTTGTGGATGCAACTTTAAAATTATCAGAAATTAAATTACATAAAATAAAAGCCTTATACGAGTACAATGTAGCTTACGGAGAGTTAATGGTACTTACAGGTAAAACAGCTTCTTTCTTAAATCAAAATTAA
- a CDS encoding HlyD family secretion protein has protein sequence MRNPKFIKSLIGVVIISIIVLIGVWFLTKPKSVILQGRIEAKEIYLSSKIPTRINSFEVKEGQSVKKGQLLATLLSPEIMAKEQQALALRDAANAQKNKAQNGARSEEIRAAKSVYEKATAAANVMNKTYTRMANLFKDGVISEQKRDEIFAKKEVALKDQEAALSMYQMAMKGARNEDIDAATAMVKQADGALTELEGYKNERNIIAPIDAEVLNFLPEEGELIGAGYPVVHLVDLTNSYAILNIKETSLFNFKKESVFEATIPALKNKKVQFKIYYVAALGDYATWSATKASGDFDIRTFEIKAMPVTKEVDLRPGMSILIDYSQFNE, from the coding sequence ATGAGAAATCCAAAATTTATAAAGTCATTAATAGGTGTTGTAATTATTTCAATTATCGTACTTATAGGTGTGTGGTTCTTAACAAAACCTAAATCTGTTATTTTACAAGGTAGAATAGAAGCTAAAGAAATTTATTTATCGTCTAAAATACCTACACGAATTAATTCTTTTGAAGTTAAAGAAGGACAAAGTGTTAAAAAAGGACAATTATTAGCAACGCTTTTAAGTCCAGAAATTATGGCAAAAGAGCAACAAGCTTTGGCGTTAAGAGATGCTGCAAATGCTCAAAAAAATAAAGCACAAAATGGCGCAAGATCAGAAGAAATTAGAGCAGCCAAAAGTGTTTATGAAAAAGCGACTGCAGCTGCCAATGTAATGAATAAAACATACACTCGTATGGCAAACTTATTTAAAGACGGCGTAATTTCTGAACAAAAACGAGATGAAATATTTGCAAAAAAAGAAGTTGCCTTAAAGGACCAAGAAGCGGCATTAAGTATGTATCAGATGGCAATGAAAGGCGCTAGAAATGAAGATATAGATGCTGCAACAGCTATGGTAAAACAAGCAGATGGCGCTTTAACAGAATTAGAAGGTTATAAAAATGAACGTAATATTATTGCACCAATAGATGCCGAAGTTCTTAACTTTTTACCAGAAGAAGGAGAGTTAATTGGTGCGGGTTATCCGGTGGTTCATTTGGTAGATTTAACAAATAGTTACGCCATATTAAACATTAAAGAAACTAGCCTTTTCAACTTTAAAAAAGAAAGTGTTTTTGAAGCAACGATTCCTGCTTTAAAGAATAAAAAAGTACAATTTAAAATTTACTATGTAGCTGCTTTAGGAGATTATGCTACTTGGAGTGCAACCAAGGCTTCTGGAGATTTTGATATTAGAACTTTTGAAATTAAAGCGATGCCAGTTACAAAAGAAGTAGATTTAAGACCTGGAATGAGTATTTTAATTGATTATTCTCAATTTAATGAGTAA
- a CDS encoding ABC transporter permease yields MSKMKPSLRIAKREIALLFNSKSSFVLAIILPFVSILFFNTLLSEGVARDLPVAVVDLDHTATSRNVIAQLDAAPEIKIGFFPLDQQKGEALIRLGKAYGVITIPKNFEADLKSGKQVHIINQYNSNLLLAGGLEYKAFRKVIGTISAGINIEKQRKKGVSMQQALVNYQPILANNHVLSNPFTNYSYYLNTGFLTMFFQLFVMLTTIYCFGADLKYSKGNKLLNITNGRLSAIILGKVLPYTVWFLLVGIITLLSMYVWQDFPFLGSKITVLVGLLLLILANQSFALFFIAISGSFREALTIGSGFGAVSLSFSGITFPIFGMPEVLQWLSQVFPFTHFFELLLDQSQRGFPVFYSLKSIIILVVLCIVPIAISWLKLKRLFLKGSFNHRI; encoded by the coding sequence ATGAGTAAAATGAAACCCTCTTTACGGATTGCAAAAAGAGAGATTGCTCTGTTGTTTAACAGTAAGTCGTCTTTTGTTCTTGCAATAATACTGCCTTTTGTGTCCATTTTGTTTTTCAATACGCTTTTAAGTGAAGGTGTTGCGAGAGATTTACCCGTTGCTGTGGTAGATTTAGATCATACGGCAACCTCTAGAAATGTCATTGCTCAGTTAGATGCTGCGCCAGAGATTAAAATTGGTTTTTTCCCTTTAGATCAGCAAAAAGGAGAAGCATTAATTCGTTTAGGAAAAGCGTATGGTGTCATTACAATTCCTAAGAACTTTGAAGCAGATTTAAAAAGTGGAAAACAAGTACATATCATCAATCAATACAATAGTAATTTATTATTGGCAGGAGGATTAGAGTATAAAGCATTTAGAAAAGTAATTGGTACAATTTCGGCAGGTATAAATATCGAAAAACAACGTAAAAAAGGAGTTTCCATGCAACAAGCATTGGTTAATTATCAGCCTATTTTGGCCAATAATCATGTGTTGTCAAATCCATTTACAAACTATTCGTATTATTTGAATACAGGTTTTTTAACCATGTTTTTTCAGTTATTTGTCATGCTAACTACAATTTATTGCTTTGGAGCAGATTTAAAATATAGTAAAGGAAATAAGTTATTGAATATTACAAATGGACGTTTATCAGCAATTATTTTAGGAAAAGTTTTACCTTATACTGTATGGTTTTTGTTGGTAGGTATTATTACGTTATTAAGTATGTACGTATGGCAAGATTTTCCGTTTTTGGGAAGTAAAATAACAGTTTTGGTTGGTTTACTTTTATTGATTTTAGCAAATCAATCATTCGCTTTATTCTTTATTGCTATCAGTGGTAGTTTTAGGGAAGCATTAACAATTGGTTCTGGATTTGGAGCTGTAAGTCTTTCTTTTTCAGGAATTACATTCCCTATTTTTGGAATGCCAGAAGTATTGCAATGGTTAAGTCAGGTTTTTCCATTTACGCATTTCTTTGAATTATTATTAGATCAATCACAACGAGGATTTCCTGTATTTTATTCTTTAAAATCGATTATTATTTTAGTTGTTTTATGTATTGTACCAATTGCAATAAGTTGGCTTAAATTAAAAAGATTGTTTTTAAAAGGAAGCTTTAATCACCGTATTTAA